In Polyangiaceae bacterium, one genomic interval encodes:
- the dctP gene encoding TRAP transporter substrate-binding protein DctP produces the protein MMRRKAVIQLLSALTILAGVGLSQQANAAEHTVKLGTLAPKSSPWGKVFSTWVKAVEEKSGGRLEVQIFYNGAQGDEKAMVGKCKAGQLDGAAITAVGLSAIYKPILALQMPGLFSSWAKLDAARDSMRGDFERGARDAGFVILGNGDVGRTHVMSKGFAIRTPDDLKGKKPYVWRDDSILGVVYQVIGGITAVPLSVPEVLPQLNTGAINIVIAPALAAEQLQWSSKVDHIVSDSSGFAIGSLVMSSKKLDSLPADLKAILTDTGKVAAAALTKRIRDEDAAAFGRMKGKMTVIDLTGDEKGKWQNVFKQVRARLGQGTFPSSVVSKLEGMSG, from the coding sequence ATGATGCGGCGAAAAGCGGTGATTCAGCTTCTCAGTGCCCTGACGATCCTTGCGGGCGTTGGACTTTCTCAACAAGCCAACGCGGCCGAGCATACGGTCAAGCTTGGGACGTTGGCGCCGAAGTCGAGCCCCTGGGGGAAGGTGTTTTCGACGTGGGTGAAGGCGGTCGAGGAGAAGAGCGGCGGGCGGCTCGAAGTGCAGATTTTCTACAACGGCGCGCAGGGCGACGAGAAAGCCATGGTTGGCAAGTGCAAGGCCGGCCAGCTCGATGGCGCCGCAATCACTGCCGTCGGTCTCAGCGCCATCTACAAACCCATCCTCGCGCTGCAAATGCCCGGTCTGTTCAGCTCGTGGGCCAAGCTCGACGCAGCGCGTGACTCGATGCGTGGCGACTTCGAGCGCGGCGCGCGTGACGCGGGCTTCGTCATCCTCGGCAACGGCGACGTAGGCCGTACGCATGTCATGTCGAAGGGTTTCGCCATCCGAACCCCCGACGACCTCAAGGGCAAGAAGCCGTATGTGTGGCGTGATGACTCGATCTTGGGGGTCGTCTACCAAGTCATCGGCGGCATCACTGCCGTCCCCCTCAGCGTTCCCGAAGTTCTCCCGCAGCTCAACACGGGCGCCATCAACATCGTCATCGCGCCGGCGCTCGCCGCCGAACAGCTTCAGTGGTCGTCCAAAGTGGACCACATCGTCAGTGATTCCTCTGGATTCGCCATCGGCTCACTCGTCATGTCCTCCAAGAAGCTCGACTCCTTGCCGGCCGACTTGAAAGCCATCCTCACGGACACCGGCAAGGTTGCTGCGGCAGCCCTCACCAAGCGTATTCGTGACGAAGACGCAGCGGCCTTCGGGCGCATGAAGGGCAAGATGACGGTCATCGACCTGACGGGCGACGAGAAGGGCAAGTGGCAGAACGTTTTCAAGCAGGTGCGCGCTCGCTTGGGTCAAGGCACTTTCCCGAGCAGCGTCGTCTCCAAGCTCGAAGGCATGAGCGGCTGA
- a CDS encoding YbjN domain-containing protein, translating into MILEDIRSVLQAQGWPVETLSESTLRSRFRSRDRIFPLFIHVEPLFVTFAVIPYARLPEDPDTADELMSRLLHLNRDINLAKYSVDDDGDVILSAEYRIEHLDPSEIRDAVDVLSFYADKHHADVHALAGT; encoded by the coding sequence ATGATTCTGGAAGACATACGCAGCGTCCTCCAAGCGCAAGGCTGGCCCGTTGAAACGCTCTCCGAGTCCACGCTGCGCAGTCGGTTCCGCAGTCGAGACCGCATTTTTCCCCTGTTCATCCACGTCGAACCGCTGTTCGTCACCTTCGCCGTGATCCCTTACGCGCGACTACCCGAAGATCCCGACACGGCCGACGAACTGATGAGTCGACTCCTGCACCTCAACCGCGACATCAACCTCGCCAAGTATTCCGTCGACGACGACGGCGACGTCATCTTGAGCGCCGAGTACCGCATCGAGCACCTGGATCCGAGCGAGATCCGCGACGCCGTCGACGTGCTCTCGTTCTACGCGGACAAACATCACGCCGACGTGCATGCGCTCGCAGGTACGTGA
- a CDS encoding PDZ domain-containing protein: MRSSVGRSTWFLLVVLALVACANQRPGSIGVLLTRDNETGALYVRDLSPGLAGERAGLLPGDEIIMIDGRYVRELDALRIRTMLRGDVGTAVRLTVVRGDLVLRMRVARTELREPKEDQPKPRMETVAE, from the coding sequence ATGCGTTCGTCCGTTGGTCGCTCGACGTGGTTTTTGCTCGTCGTGCTTGCACTCGTTGCATGCGCGAACCAGCGCCCGGGATCGATCGGCGTGCTGCTCACGCGTGACAACGAGACCGGTGCGCTTTACGTGCGCGACTTGTCTCCAGGTCTCGCCGGTGAACGCGCGGGCCTCTTGCCGGGCGACGAAATCATCATGATCGATGGGCGTTACGTGCGGGAGCTCGATGCCCTGCGCATCCGCACGATGTTACGAGGCGACGTGGGAACTGCGGTGCGATTGACCGTGGTGCGAGGCGACCTGGTGCTGCGCATGCGCGTCGCTCGTACGGAGCTGCGCGAGCCCAAAGAGGATCAGCCGAAGCCCCGGATGGAAACGGTGGCCGAGTGA
- a CDS encoding (2Fe-2S)-binding protein has translation MRVDFESSNARTDVTGKAAPFDRLIDVCDACRAPVEFSCRSGTCGTCRVEVIEGESHLQPPTPDELETLAAFDAPPSHRLACRSRLNATSDGRLRLRWAGDDP, from the coding sequence ATTCGCGTCGACTTCGAATCAAGTAACGCGCGGACCGATGTAACGGGCAAAGCCGCGCCTTTCGATCGACTCATCGACGTATGCGACGCATGCCGTGCACCCGTCGAATTTTCATGTCGTTCCGGAACGTGCGGTACGTGCCGCGTCGAAGTCATCGAAGGCGAGTCACATTTGCAGCCACCCACGCCCGACGAGCTCGAAACGCTTGCAGCATTCGACGCTCCGCCTTCTCACAGGCTCGCGTGCCGTTCACGCCTCAACGCGACGAGCGACGGCCGTCTGCGCCTCAGATGGGCCGGCGACGATCCTTAG
- a CDS encoding tryptophan 7-halogenase, translating to MQHGWDVIILGGGPGGSTLASSLAKRGRRALVLEREKFPRFHIGESLLPCSRAVFTELGIDEELDRRFIRKYGARFLCSTTRRVNTYHFADAFDAEFEYAYEVQRAEFDALLLDHAKKLGAEVREEWEATEVLFEGSRAVGVRARSVHEPSRVVELRAPVIADATGRDTFLASKTRRKANVPRLDKTALFSHFRGSFRQEGLDEGNIQIVIFDHGWFWFIPFRGDLSSVGAVVSSDWMKQKQKGESLDAFFLRTVELSSWAKEFLTGAKQERPVAALADFSYRIDQLAGDGWLFVGDSGGFLDPLFSTGAHLAMQGGLIAAETIDRALEQGDVSRAAFSEYEAAVRYAVDLFLGVVQGFYAGHFRELLFEQDQRKTMRKIITSILSGDVFHQEKKPQWAPFVRELYPADVPQFA from the coding sequence ATGCAGCATGGTTGGGACGTGATCATTCTAGGTGGTGGCCCGGGCGGGTCGACGCTTGCTTCGAGCCTTGCCAAGCGCGGACGTCGGGCGCTCGTTCTCGAACGCGAGAAATTTCCGCGTTTCCACATCGGCGAATCGCTCCTGCCGTGCTCGCGCGCGGTCTTCACGGAGCTCGGCATCGATGAAGAGCTCGATCGTAGGTTCATCCGGAAATACGGTGCACGCTTTCTCTGTTCGACGACGCGACGCGTGAACACGTACCACTTCGCCGACGCGTTCGACGCGGAGTTCGAATACGCCTACGAAGTTCAGCGAGCCGAGTTCGACGCGCTGCTGCTCGATCATGCGAAGAAGCTCGGCGCAGAAGTTCGCGAGGAATGGGAGGCAACGGAAGTGCTCTTCGAAGGCTCGCGCGCGGTGGGCGTGCGTGCGCGGAGCGTGCACGAGCCTTCACGCGTGGTGGAGCTTCGAGCGCCCGTGATCGCCGACGCGACGGGTCGCGACACGTTCCTCGCTTCGAAAACGCGGCGCAAAGCGAACGTCCCGCGGCTCGACAAAACGGCGCTCTTTTCGCACTTTCGCGGTTCGTTTCGCCAGGAAGGATTGGACGAAGGCAACATCCAAATCGTCATCTTCGACCACGGATGGTTTTGGTTCATCCCGTTCCGCGGAGACTTGTCGAGTGTCGGCGCGGTCGTGTCGTCCGATTGGATGAAGCAGAAGCAGAAGGGCGAAAGCCTCGACGCGTTTTTCCTACGCACGGTCGAGCTTTCTTCGTGGGCAAAGGAATTTCTTACGGGGGCGAAACAAGAGCGACCCGTAGCAGCGTTGGCGGACTTCTCCTATCGCATCGATCAGCTCGCCGGTGATGGCTGGCTTTTCGTGGGCGATTCAGGAGGTTTTCTCGATCCGCTCTTTTCCACGGGCGCACACCTGGCGATGCAAGGTGGATTGATTGCTGCTGAAACGATCGATCGAGCGCTCGAGCAGGGGGACGTTTCACGCGCTGCCTTCAGCGAGTACGAAGCGGCCGTGCGGTATGCCGTGGATTTGTTCTTGGGCGTCGTGCAGGGGTTTTACGCGGGGCACTTTCGCGAGCTTTTGTTCGAGCAGGACCAGCGCAAGACGATGCGCAAGATCATCACGTCGATCTTGTCGGGAGACGTGTTTCACCAAGAAAAGAAGCCGCAATGGGCACCGTTCGTCCGGGAGCTGTATCCCGCGGACGTGCCGCAGTTCGCTTAG